One genomic window of Desulfovibrio desulfuricans includes the following:
- a CDS encoding TonB-dependent receptor, producing MKQWHRHAAVMALLGIIGSPCAASAGNEGNGEVQLSPLEMAASKDTIDHITQVDIERKTARNLWEALRGVEGVNLQTSAGRNEGTISIRGSNRYQVGLYIDDIPVATAYRNEWDANNILTYGLESIEVSKGYSSPLLISNNNLAGAVNLRTAKPKKEFEATAKYMNFFDRNVQNQGQMAAASVGTKQDLYYLKGTFIFNNQNFFTYPASFDSAPYQPGSRARNSDNQTLSGNIIGGWTPNDDVDVMVGYTRQHFQKGQPFDAAQTRTGDSTTYPYKRFWEWPEYETSRVYANGNFNLSSKAHLKAVAYYDWHQDTSKSYTDVSMTRRDSADKTYDQFTTGGQLTFDYTFNPANKIALSAGYRLLSHKEYNDYSVFDDTGLKPKLKKKAADVGSQLDEHITETYTDLGAEYTLKPVDKLTLVFGSSLSTMVPQTLESRDHTTGDMYSYKDGLSDPKTLFNYQVGAFYDLTEHHEVFATFAKKSRFATMRERYMRTSGTPANPDLNPEQAYHYELGYKGIFGDWLKLNSSVYYSDVTDLITSQGTSGNMSFSNLNRATFYGYELGAEAVFNQYVSVGAVFNYMHWNNCTNDDKLTQLPELTSTLYSVITPVEGFSIIPQVNMSSGFYWNSAPYDTYYRKAPGFTTVDLKAVYDINKNFSVEAGVKNMFDQEYAYSAYYPEPGRSFFMGVTATF from the coding sequence ATGAAACAGTGGCACAGGCATGCGGCGGTAATGGCTTTATTGGGGATCATAGGCAGCCCATGTGCTGCATCCGCCGGTAATGAAGGTAATGGCGAAGTTCAACTTTCTCCCCTGGAAATGGCAGCTTCCAAGGACACCATCGACCACATCACCCAGGTGGACATAGAGCGGAAAACCGCCAGAAACCTCTGGGAAGCCCTGCGCGGCGTGGAAGGCGTGAACCTGCAAACTTCCGCAGGCCGCAATGAGGGAACCATCAGCATTCGTGGCTCCAACCGCTATCAGGTAGGCCTGTACATTGACGACATCCCCGTTGCAACCGCTTATCGCAACGAATGGGATGCCAACAACATCCTGACCTATGGCCTTGAATCCATCGAAGTCTCCAAGGGCTACAGCTCGCCTTTATTGATCAGCAACAACAACCTTGCGGGTGCGGTGAACCTGCGTACGGCAAAACCCAAAAAAGAGTTTGAAGCCACCGCCAAGTACATGAATTTTTTTGACCGCAACGTGCAGAATCAGGGTCAAATGGCTGCGGCAAGCGTGGGAACCAAGCAGGATCTCTACTACCTCAAGGGAACGTTCATATTCAATAACCAGAACTTCTTCACCTATCCGGCCAGTTTTGACTCCGCGCCCTATCAGCCGGGCAGCCGCGCGCGCAACTCGGACAATCAGACCCTCTCTGGCAACATCATTGGCGGCTGGACGCCAAACGACGATGTGGATGTCATGGTGGGCTATACGCGGCAGCACTTTCAGAAGGGACAGCCCTTTGATGCCGCCCAGACCCGTACGGGCGACTCAACCACCTATCCTTACAAGCGCTTTTGGGAATGGCCGGAGTATGAAACCAGCCGTGTGTACGCCAATGGCAATTTCAATCTCAGCAGCAAGGCGCACCTGAAGGCTGTTGCCTATTACGACTGGCATCAGGACACTTCAAAAAGCTACACCGACGTGTCCATGACCAGGCGGGATTCTGCGGACAAGACGTATGACCAGTTTACCACCGGCGGCCAGTTGACGTTTGACTATACTTTCAACCCCGCCAACAAGATCGCCCTTTCCGCTGGTTATCGCCTTCTTTCGCACAAAGAATACAATGACTACAGCGTGTTTGACGACACTGGCCTGAAACCGAAGCTCAAGAAAAAGGCCGCTGATGTGGGTTCGCAGCTGGATGAGCACATTACGGAAACCTACACGGATCTGGGCGCGGAATACACCCTCAAACCAGTGGACAAGCTCACTCTGGTTTTCGGCAGCAGCCTCAGCACCATGGTTCCGCAAACCCTTGAGAGCCGCGACCATACCACGGGCGACATGTATTCCTACAAGGACGGGCTGAGCGACCCCAAGACCCTGTTCAACTATCAGGTTGGGGCCTTCTATGACCTGACGGAACACCATGAGGTGTTCGCCACCTTTGCCAAAAAATCGCGCTTTGCCACCATGCGCGAGCGCTACATGCGCACGAGCGGCACTCCTGCCAATCCCGATCTTAACCCCGAGCAGGCCTATCATTATGAACTGGGCTACAAGGGTATTTTTGGCGACTGGCTCAAGCTCAACAGCAGCGTGTACTACAGCGATGTGACAGACCTGATCACCTCGCAGGGTACTTCTGGCAACATGTCGTTCTCAAACCTGAACCGGGCCACCTTCTACGGTTACGAACTGGGCGCGGAAGCTGTGTTCAACCAGTATGTGAGCGTGGGAGCGGTGTTCAACTACATGCACTGGAACAACTGCACCAACGACGACAAGCTTACCCAGTTGCCCGAGCTTACAAGCACCCTGTACAGCGTCATCACGCCTGTGGAAGGCTTCTCAATCATTCCGCAGGTCAACATGAGCAGCGGCTTCTACTGGAACAGTGCTCCTTACGATACGTATTACCGCAAGGCCCCCGGCTTCACCACCGTGGACCTCAAGGCCGTTTACGATATCAACAAGAACTTTTCCGTGGAAGCTGGCGTGAAGAACATGTTTGATCAGGAATATGCATACAGCGCCTATTATCCGGAGCCTGGCCGCAGCTTCTTTATGGGCGTTACCGCAACATTCTAA
- a CDS encoding DUF302 domain-containing protein — MNTPDNGLQRVLAAPQDDLETVWKRLLNAIESAKIPVFSIVDHKQNAVEAGLDMTGARVITFGNPAVGTALMLEAPDAALDLPLRILAVETPQGVCLLWNDPAWIASRHGIVKNADVAQKMQKLMERLAREAAQHQAGAGGQ, encoded by the coding sequence ATGAACACCCCTGATAATGGTTTGCAGCGTGTACTGGCAGCCCCTCAAGATGACCTGGAAACTGTCTGGAAACGCTTGCTGAACGCCATCGAGAGTGCGAAAATCCCTGTTTTTTCCATAGTGGATCACAAACAGAATGCCGTTGAGGCAGGCCTTGATATGACTGGCGCGCGCGTGATCACCTTTGGCAATCCGGCAGTGGGCACAGCCCTCATGCTTGAAGCCCCGGACGCGGCCCTTGATCTGCCCCTGCGCATCTTGGCGGTGGAAACGCCGCAAGGGGTTTGCCTGCTCTGGAATGATCCCGCATGGATTGCGAGCCGCCACGGGATTGTTAAAAACGCCGACGTTGCGCAAAAAATGCAGAAATTGATGGAACGGCTTGCCCGTGAGGCGGCTCAACATCAGGCTGGGGCTGGCGGACAGTAG
- a CDS encoding cupin domain-containing protein, whose translation MFKKSYALAITAGIVIFAAGFWAGGRGAVLFELGQAVAAVAPSTSVTKTVLFEADRSWDGTPYGAYPAGDADIKIVKIVIPPNSRLGSHTHPMPNIAYVHAGALTVKSEADGLERQLKQGDFLAEMVNKPHYGYTGDEGVELFLVYCGVTGQELSVSTK comes from the coding sequence ATGTTCAAAAAAAGTTACGCCCTTGCAATAACCGCAGGCATTGTCATTTTTGCTGCCGGTTTTTGGGCGGGCGGCAGAGGCGCGGTGCTGTTTGAGCTGGGTCAGGCTGTTGCCGCAGTGGCCCCATCCACTAGCGTGACCAAAACGGTGCTGTTTGAAGCCGATCGCTCATGGGATGGAACGCCCTATGGCGCATACCCAGCCGGGGATGCGGACATCAAGATTGTAAAAATTGTGATTCCTCCCAATTCGCGTCTTGGCAGCCACACCCATCCCATGCCGAACATTGCCTATGTGCATGCGGGCGCGCTGACAGTAAAAAGCGAGGCGGACGGTCTGGAGCGGCAGTTGAAGCAGGGGGACTTTCTGGCGGAAATGGTCAATAAGCCGCACTATGGATATACGGGCGATGAGGGCGTGGAGCTCTTTCTTGTCTACTGCGGGGTTACTGGGCAGGAATTGTCTGTCAGCACAAAATAG
- a CDS encoding ATP-binding protein, with translation MQSLLTIVKMPKSSFYRPSILRIAAMWLATIFCAMLLDSDASFFTLAASAATDNAQGMQPKMQTGKPQTSEHKSVLILSGSQYGLPVTDNMAAGTVEVLRKKGLSFSDIYVEMLDLVRNDSTYWRSRLASVLQEKIARADIGLVVVQNQAALEFFAYECAGMVPLDVPVLATQISNPAVLWRGRPHSVLYVGSRWDIAGTLRYGLDLFPQTRNLVVVAGAYKKQSLFHTQVISALAALPENIKMEDTAALSYGEMLERVSSLPPNTLVLLGTYYKDSTGHSFVPAEVAADVARLANAPVLALYDAHVLQGATGGSVVMTTEVGRQVGKVGFEFLTGIRKIDADNTDAAVLPQPMFDWVQLLRWGADTTKLPPDSVILNRPRTIWSEYRNSVTAAAAAIAILSALSIALAIQNQKRKRAEQATAALNDQLEAQVASRSAELAARTAVLQTIYDCASSGIALIADRTIIRGNRRMHEMFGWPEGEMIGKSVRVWYVDNEAYLDAGKIPYERIWNGETYCREEELVRRDGTRFWARMTGTAVDPADHSKGIVSVIDDITNERLAMAQMTLSREQAEAANAAKSIFLASMSHEIRTPLNAIIGLAHLLRKRTQDKDTTEKLERVQASGRHLLRLINDILDFSKIEAGKLVIVAEPMDIRAISNNVVSIMAESASAKGIQLHVESDPMPCALNGDALRVTQALLNLVSNAIKFTHSGSVTIRTLKDAEMESHVRLRFEVTDTGIGFAEVQLPNLFAPFEQADSSMSKRFGGTGLGLAITRKLAELMGGQAGAHSTLGQGSTFWFTAVFDKVEDASLVKAREQVKNACQEISVNFAGSRVLLVEDNEINMIVATETLAEALLEVEVARDGLEALAMVRQTDPDHYALVLMDMQMPNMDGLEATRELRKMPSAQHLPIIAMTANAFNEDRDRCFAAGMDDFIAKPVEPDQMFATILRWLRRGKTQADLA, from the coding sequence ATGCAATCACTGCTGACAATTGTGAAAATGCCGAAGAGCAGTTTTTATCGTCCATCTATCCTGCGCATTGCTGCAATGTGGCTGGCTACAATATTTTGCGCCATGTTGCTGGATTCTGATGCCAGTTTTTTCACTCTCGCGGCAAGCGCTGCTACGGACAATGCGCAGGGCATGCAGCCGAAAATGCAAACGGGCAAGCCGCAAACATCTGAGCACAAGTCCGTACTCATTCTTTCAGGATCGCAATATGGCCTGCCTGTTACAGACAACATGGCCGCCGGAACAGTTGAAGTCCTCAGGAAAAAAGGCCTGAGTTTCAGCGATATCTACGTTGAAATGCTCGACCTTGTACGCAACGACAGCACCTATTGGCGCTCCAGGCTTGCATCCGTATTGCAGGAAAAGATCGCCCGGGCAGACATTGGGCTGGTGGTAGTGCAAAACCAGGCTGCTCTGGAATTTTTTGCATATGAGTGCGCTGGCATGGTGCCGCTTGATGTGCCGGTTCTGGCAACCCAGATATCCAATCCTGCGGTATTGTGGCGCGGTCGTCCGCACTCTGTTTTGTATGTGGGCAGCCGCTGGGATATTGCCGGGACGCTCCGCTACGGGCTCGATCTTTTCCCGCAAACGCGCAATCTGGTTGTAGTTGCCGGAGCATACAAAAAACAGTCGTTGTTCCATACTCAGGTGATTTCGGCCCTGGCCGCATTGCCGGAAAATATTAAGATGGAGGATACTGCGGCATTGTCCTACGGGGAAATGCTTGAGCGGGTTTCCTCATTGCCCCCCAATACCCTTGTCTTGCTTGGAACCTATTATAAGGACAGCACCGGGCACAGTTTTGTTCCCGCAGAAGTGGCCGCCGATGTTGCCAGGCTGGCAAACGCGCCAGTGCTGGCCCTCTATGATGCGCATGTCCTCCAGGGCGCAACGGGGGGATCTGTTGTAATGACCACAGAAGTTGGGCGGCAAGTAGGCAAGGTCGGTTTTGAGTTTCTGACCGGAATCCGCAAAATTGATGCCGACAATACAGATGCCGCAGTGCTGCCGCAGCCCATGTTTGACTGGGTTCAGTTGCTGCGTTGGGGGGCCGACACCACCAAGTTACCCCCAGATTCTGTAATATTGAACCGCCCGCGAACCATTTGGAGCGAATACCGCAATTCGGTGACCGCCGCAGCGGCAGCCATTGCCATTTTGTCTGCATTGTCCATTGCTCTGGCAATACAGAATCAAAAACGCAAAAGGGCAGAACAGGCCACTGCCGCACTTAACGACCAACTGGAGGCGCAGGTTGCCAGCCGGTCTGCGGAGCTTGCCGCGCGCACGGCTGTGTTGCAGACCATATACGACTGCGCCAGCTCCGGCATAGCGCTGATCGCCGACCGTACAATCATTCGCGGTAACCGCAGAATGCACGAAATGTTTGGCTGGCCTGAGGGCGAGATGATCGGCAAGTCCGTAAGGGTATGGTATGTAGACAACGAGGCCTACCTTGATGCGGGCAAAATCCCTTATGAGCGGATATGGAACGGTGAAACTTATTGCAGGGAAGAAGAACTGGTGCGTCGTGACGGAACCCGTTTTTGGGCTCGCATGACGGGCACGGCGGTTGATCCGGCTGACCACTCCAAGGGAATAGTGTCTGTTATTGACGACATCACAAATGAACGCCTGGCAATGGCCCAGATGACCCTGTCCCGCGAGCAGGCCGAAGCTGCCAATGCCGCCAAGAGTATCTTTCTGGCGAGCATGAGCCACGAAATCCGCACACCGTTGAACGCCATAATCGGGCTTGCCCACCTTTTGAGGAAAAGAACGCAGGATAAGGATACAACGGAAAAGCTGGAGCGCGTTCAGGCATCAGGCAGGCATCTTCTCCGCCTTATCAATGATATCCTTGATTTTTCAAAGATCGAAGCCGGCAAGCTGGTTATTGTTGCCGAACCGATGGATATAAGGGCTATCTCCAACAACGTGGTGTCAATCATGGCAGAAAGCGCGTCTGCCAAGGGCATACAACTGCATGTGGAGTCTGATCCCATGCCCTGCGCGCTCAATGGCGATGCCTTGCGCGTCACGCAGGCCCTGCTCAATCTGGTGAGCAATGCCATCAAGTTTACGCACTCGGGCAGTGTTACCATCCGCACCTTGAAGGACGCGGAAATGGAATCGCACGTGAGGCTCCGCTTTGAGGTGACAGATACCGGCATAGGCTTTGCCGAGGTGCAACTGCCAAACCTGTTTGCTCCCTTTGAGCAGGCTGATTCTTCCATGTCCAAACGGTTTGGCGGCACAGGCCTGGGCCTGGCCATTACCAGAAAACTGGCAGAACTTATGGGCGGGCAGGCCGGGGCCCACAGCACATTGGGACAGGGCAGCACTTTCTGGTTTACGGCAGTTTTTGACAAGGTTGAAGACGCCAGCCTTGTTAAGGCCAGGGAACAGGTCAAGAATGCCTGTCAGGAAATTTCTGTAAATTTTGCAGGCAGCCGTGTTTTGCTTGTGGAAGATAATGAAATAAACATGATTGTTGCAACAGAAACACTGGCAGAGGCCCTGCTTGAAGTAGAGGTCGCGCGTGACGGGCTGGAAGCCCTTGCCATGGTGCGCCAGACCGACCCAGACCACTATGCCCTGGTGCTGATGGATATGCAGATGCCCAATATGGACGGTCTGGAGGCAACCCGCGAGCTGAGAAAGATGCCGTCCGCTCAGCACCTGCCAATCATTGCCATGACGGCCAATGCATTTAATGAAGATCGCGACCGCTGCTTTGCAGCGGGAATGGACGACTTTATTGCCAAGCCAGTGGAACCGGATCAGATGTTTGCAACCATTTTGCGCTGGCTGCGGCGGGGCAAAACGCAGGCTGATCTGGCATAG
- a CDS encoding MFS transporter encodes MVLKFLGKKTATPAVTFVVLMGIVSLFADMTHEGARSIYGSYLPLLGASATAIGFVSGFGELVGYSLRLFTGIIANKTKCYWGMTLLGYGVNVVAIPFLALVPENGWMLACILIVSERAGKAIRQPAKNTLLSFAATQVGVGKAFALQEFLDQMGAFLGPVLLFCVLWFKGGEDTLESYALCFAVLGIPAVATMCWLFWAKQCFPTPELFEKTTANGAVNKKSSFILYLVAISLFAFGFIDFPIVTMHAAKQNIFSVSSLPLLYAWAMIVDAFAALVFGALYDKIQFKALLVSGIISAFSAVFIFSISSFWGIAIGVTLWGIGMGAQESILKAAVVGLTSKENRSASFGFFESCFGVSWFMGSWFMGWLYDFNPHGLVICSVTAQLLALPLYARIHSDKATAKPEAA; translated from the coding sequence ATGGTGCTTAAATTCTTGGGCAAAAAAACAGCCACACCTGCCGTAACCTTTGTTGTCTTGATGGGCATAGTCAGCCTGTTTGCCGATATGACCCATGAGGGAGCCCGAAGCATTTACGGCTCCTACCTCCCCCTTCTTGGGGCTTCTGCCACTGCAATCGGCTTTGTTTCCGGCTTTGGCGAGCTTGTGGGCTATTCGCTCCGGCTGTTTACGGGCATCATAGCCAACAAGACAAAATGCTACTGGGGCATGACCCTGCTGGGGTATGGCGTCAATGTTGTCGCCATTCCCTTTCTGGCGCTGGTTCCAGAAAATGGCTGGATGCTGGCTTGTATCCTGATTGTGTCCGAGAGAGCAGGCAAGGCCATACGGCAACCGGCAAAAAATACGCTTCTGTCTTTTGCCGCCACTCAGGTTGGTGTGGGCAAGGCCTTTGCCCTGCAAGAATTCCTTGACCAGATGGGCGCATTTTTAGGGCCTGTGCTGCTTTTTTGTGTGTTGTGGTTCAAAGGCGGTGAAGACACGCTTGAGTCTTACGCGCTGTGTTTTGCAGTTCTGGGGATTCCGGCGGTAGCCACCATGTGCTGGCTTTTTTGGGCAAAGCAATGCTTCCCTACCCCTGAACTTTTTGAAAAAACAACAGCCAATGGGGCAGTGAACAAAAAAAGCTCCTTTATCCTCTACCTTGTGGCAATTTCATTGTTTGCGTTTGGGTTCATTGATTTTCCCATCGTCACAATGCATGCCGCAAAGCAGAATATTTTTTCTGTAAGCTCATTACCTTTGCTGTACGCGTGGGCGATGATCGTGGACGCCTTTGCAGCCTTGGTGTTTGGAGCGCTCTATGATAAAATTCAATTCAAAGCGCTGCTTGTGTCGGGAATTATCTCGGCCTTTTCTGCCGTATTCATTTTTTCCATAAGCTCCTTCTGGGGCATTGCCATCGGGGTTACGCTCTGGGGCATAGGCATGGGCGCGCAGGAATCAATTCTCAAGGCGGCTGTAGTGGGCTTAACCTCCAAGGAAAACCGTTCGGCCAGCTTTGGTTTTTTTGAATCCTGTTTTGGGGTCAGCTGGTTTATGGGCAGCTGGTTTATGGGCTGGCTTTACGATTTCAACCCTCACGGCCTGGTTATTTGCTCGGTAACGGCGCAATTGCTGGCGCTGCCCCTGTATGCCCGCATTCACAGCGACAAGGCCACAGCGAAGCCTGAGGCGGCATAG
- a CDS encoding Chromate resistance protein ChrB, which produces MRFLFFSYTLPTKAAKGRVQVWRQLKKTGAISYRGLWVIPFNKERIPLLEELAALVLSLEGESLVFEGKLLNDADEGRVLDNLGEASRLEYTELLDKCADYLKEIEKETAAENFIFAEVEENEEELEKLKNWFKKIQKRQIVEIPEKEQAITAIAKCEEVFEQFSAVAYERADKA; this is translated from the coding sequence ATGCGTTTCCTCTTCTTCTCGTACACCCTGCCGACCAAGGCGGCCAAAGGCCGTGTACAGGTTTGGCGGCAATTGAAAAAAACCGGGGCCATAAGCTACCGTGGACTATGGGTTATTCCTTTCAACAAAGAGCGAATCCCTTTGCTGGAGGAACTGGCAGCACTGGTGCTTTCTCTTGAGGGGGAATCCCTGGTATTTGAAGGAAAGCTTTTGAACGATGCCGACGAGGGCCGTGTTCTGGACAACCTGGGAGAGGCCTCGCGCCTTGAATACACGGAGCTTTTAGATAAGTGCGCTGACTATCTGAAAGAAATAGAAAAGGAGACCGCTGCCGAGAATTTTATCTTTGCAGAGGTCGAAGAAAACGAAGAAGAACTGGAAAAGCTGAAAAACTGGTTCAAAAAAATTCAAAAGCGCCAGATTGTGGAAATACCTGAAAAAGAGCAGGCCATCACCGCAATTGCCAAATGCGAAGAAGTGTTTGAACAGTTTTCGGCAGTTGCTTATGAGCGGGCTGATAAAGCCTAA
- the eno gene encoding phosphopyruvate hydratase: MDYGIKTVQASEILDSRGNPTLEVEVTTNCGVKSLASVPSGASTGTREAVELRDKDTARFGGKGVLRAINHVNKEIRHAVTGLDCRNQRLIDNTLISLDGTPNKSKLGANATLGVSMAVCRLAANASNLPLYAYIGGAAATLLPVPCMNIINGGVHARWQGADFQEFMIAPQGAPSISEAIRWGSEVYHALRTVLLERDLSAGVGDEGGFAPAVSSNRQPLELIVQAIQRAGYTPGKDVAICMDPASSEFYKDGRYHLRTEGRELTSAEMTEYYATLIDEFPVVLLEDGLAEDDWSGWTLLQARLGGKVEIVGDDLFVTNIQYIRRGIDEKLANAALIKLNQIGTVSETIDAVRLCQRNAWGAFVSHRSGETTDTFIADMTVGLGTGHLKTGAPCRGERVEKYNQLMRIERSLGETAVYAGSKAFIASGSPK; the protein is encoded by the coding sequence ATGGACTATGGCATTAAAACGGTGCAAGCGTCAGAAATTCTTGATTCACGGGGCAATCCCACTCTTGAGGTGGAAGTTACAACCAACTGTGGAGTGAAATCTCTGGCTTCTGTTCCCTCTGGGGCAAGCACTGGCACCAGAGAAGCTGTGGAACTGAGGGACAAAGACACTGCGCGTTTTGGCGGCAAAGGTGTTTTGCGGGCAATAAACCACGTCAACAAAGAGATTCGACACGCCGTCACCGGGCTGGATTGTAGAAATCAAAGGCTGATCGACAACACACTTATCAGCCTGGACGGCACGCCAAACAAATCAAAGCTTGGTGCAAACGCCACCTTGGGTGTGTCCATGGCTGTATGCCGCCTGGCTGCCAATGCCTCCAACCTGCCGCTTTACGCCTATATTGGGGGCGCAGCAGCCACGCTGCTCCCTGTCCCATGCATGAATATTATCAACGGGGGCGTGCATGCCCGCTGGCAAGGAGCAGATTTTCAGGAATTCATGATCGCGCCGCAGGGCGCCCCCAGCATTAGCGAGGCAATACGCTGGGGCAGCGAAGTGTACCACGCTCTGCGGACGGTATTGCTTGAACGCGACCTTTCCGCCGGTGTTGGCGACGAGGGCGGGTTTGCACCCGCTGTTTCTTCCAATCGTCAACCGCTGGAACTTATTGTTCAAGCCATTCAGAGGGCTGGCTACACCCCCGGCAAAGATGTTGCCATCTGCATGGACCCCGCTTCGAGCGAATTCTACAAGGACGGCCGCTACCACCTGCGCACAGAAGGGCGGGAACTGACCTCCGCAGAAATGACCGAGTATTACGCGACACTTATTGACGAGTTTCCAGTTGTGCTGCTTGAGGACGGGCTGGCCGAAGATGACTGGTCGGGCTGGACGCTGCTGCAAGCCAGACTGGGCGGCAAGGTCGAGATTGTGGGCGATGACCTGTTTGTAACCAATATTCAGTATATCAGGCGCGGTATTGATGAAAAACTGGCTAATGCGGCGCTGATCAAGCTGAACCAGATCGGCACGGTCAGCGAAACCATTGATGCCGTGCGCCTGTGCCAGCGCAATGCATGGGGAGCCTTTGTTTCCCATAGAAGCGGCGAAACAACAGACACCTTTATTGCTGATATGACAGTTGGCCTTGGCACTGGTCACTTAAAAACCGGTGCGCCCTGCCGTGGCGAGCGGGTTGAAAAATACAACCAGCTGATGCGGATTGAACGGAGCCTTGGTGAAACAGCTGTCTATGCAGGGTCTAAAGCGTTTATCGCCAGCGGCTCACCCAAATAA